One genomic segment of Alkalimarinus alittae includes these proteins:
- a CDS encoding energy transducer TonB, translating to MTMPANPLQPLYKISKVLVILSLSMLITLAIFLFMQNLIHADNDAVETVELAAFVDLYREQPKPKTLEPEPEPEPISEVKEEPKMDTLQAVSVEPVAQVDQAMPSVDMGSLSINVGSSAGDWAMPVTGQGLGVFDEGKDSQGYVEITPYTTRRPNIPKLAWENKLNGWVLVAFTVDKSGYTRNILMLDANPKGIFEEEVKRAVGLWRYNVSAIKGYSGDMILTQKVSLYWKHYPDNVAYQ from the coding sequence ATGACAATGCCTGCTAACCCTCTTCAGCCATTATATAAAATCAGCAAAGTGCTGGTTATTCTTAGCCTTTCAATGCTGATTACCCTCGCTATATTTCTATTTATGCAAAACCTGATTCATGCCGATAATGATGCGGTGGAAACGGTCGAGCTAGCCGCGTTTGTAGACCTATATCGAGAGCAACCCAAGCCCAAAACATTAGAACCCGAGCCTGAACCTGAGCCCATATCAGAGGTGAAGGAAGAACCTAAGATGGACACCTTACAAGCCGTGTCGGTTGAGCCAGTGGCTCAGGTAGATCAGGCCATGCCGAGTGTTGATATGGGGTCTTTGTCTATCAATGTAGGCTCATCAGCAGGTGATTGGGCGATGCCGGTGACAGGCCAAGGGTTGGGCGTGTTTGATGAGGGAAAAGACAGCCAAGGCTATGTAGAAATAACACCATATACGACCCGTCGACCGAACATCCCTAAACTGGCGTGGGAAAACAAACTCAATGGCTGGGTATTGGTCGCGTTTACCGTCGATAAATCGGGTTATACCCGTAATATCCTTATGCTCGATGCCAACCCAAAAGGTATTTTTGAAGAAGAGGTTAAGCGAGCCGTTGGCCTATGGCGCTACAATGTTAGTGCCATCAAAGGCTATTCAGGTGACATGATACTAACGCAAAAAGTCTCGCTCTATTGGAAGCACTATCCTGATAATGTGGCCTACCAATGA
- a CDS encoding type II toxin-antitoxin system ParD family antitoxin has product MATMNISLPDPMRDWVESQSKEGSYANNSDYVRDLIRKDQRQSEKRKAMQDAITKGIGSGEAKPFNKEAFKQRMQDKL; this is encoded by the coding sequence ATGGCAACAATGAATATATCCCTCCCTGACCCTATGAGGGATTGGGTTGAATCTCAGTCAAAAGAAGGCTCTTATGCGAATAATAGCGATTACGTGCGAGACTTAATTCGTAAAGATCAACGTCAGTCTGAAAAACGTAAAGCTATGCAAGATGCAATTACCAAAGGCATTGGAAGTGGTGAGGCTAAACCTTTTAATAAGGAAGCTTTCAAGCAGCGTATGCAGGATAAGCTATAA
- a CDS encoding tetratricopeptide repeat protein, whose amino-acid sequence MSIMHEWNRPFLNSPRLIAVLAIMLSLSQGVAAETYRSKLYLDPNKKLNETANLSLQELEQQLNSMTDAYGKSSTGRYLAHQYVNQKDYAKAIAFYNTALEAEGLSSVANQELLKELAGVYVLEEQYEQAVATFKQLQTLELDSQLLLAQSYFGLQDYLSTVETLDKIPPTETDLSEQQLNQMLALYYKAGSYPQSEKVLQRLIYLHPQTIKYWRQLTSILLAQNKHKPALDQLALARQKKLPFESQDILLLADLYVANQAAEKGARTLEQAIAQGEIEDNEQHRKRIFEYWLQAREKEKAADSLKQSIHLIHDTDLFIRLAQLQMEQSQWKDMNRTMLAACRNVLADKYVSQANLLLGVSQLKLGDKTTARRSFINATLLGGKGEKARQWLEFMEAEPATDAELKEITGPCHPQDRKVRYANIKRQPKAEVTASVAESNQDQQDTEAVESKPVEIKTIDAQSLYGLNLSVKAEEIAASIKKNAFRAGVALVKSGGSIDGPLHIVFESGASEERLAAGEPLTFRLAFPYQGKPRNKGAYRAKKEAAFKCAYLTFNGPAQELPAAWERLIKQVIGAGYTPTGESRMILTMDASDPTAEPVYELQLGIL is encoded by the coding sequence ATGAGCATCATGCACGAGTGGAACAGGCCGTTTTTAAATTCACCAAGGTTAATCGCGGTGCTAGCCATCATGCTATCACTCAGCCAAGGCGTTGCGGCTGAAACTTATCGCAGTAAACTCTACTTAGACCCCAACAAAAAGCTCAATGAAACAGCCAACCTCTCGTTACAAGAACTAGAACAGCAGCTCAATAGCATGACGGATGCGTATGGCAAGTCCAGCACTGGCCGCTATTTGGCTCATCAATACGTTAATCAAAAAGACTACGCAAAGGCGATAGCGTTTTACAACACAGCGCTAGAGGCAGAAGGGCTTTCAAGTGTCGCCAATCAAGAACTATTAAAAGAGTTGGCCGGCGTGTATGTGCTCGAAGAACAGTATGAGCAGGCCGTTGCGACATTTAAGCAACTGCAAACATTAGAGCTCGACTCACAATTACTATTGGCACAGTCATATTTTGGACTGCAGGACTATCTATCAACCGTTGAAACACTCGATAAAATACCGCCGACTGAAACTGATCTCAGCGAACAGCAGCTTAATCAGATGCTAGCGCTTTACTATAAAGCAGGCAGTTATCCACAAAGCGAGAAAGTATTACAACGATTGATTTATCTACATCCACAAACAATCAAATACTGGCGGCAGTTAACCTCAATATTACTAGCCCAAAATAAGCACAAACCCGCGCTTGATCAGCTCGCCTTAGCACGACAAAAGAAATTGCCGTTTGAATCACAAGATATTCTATTGTTGGCAGACTTATATGTAGCCAATCAAGCCGCAGAAAAAGGCGCGAGAACACTAGAGCAGGCGATTGCTCAGGGTGAGATAGAAGACAATGAGCAACACCGAAAGCGCATCTTCGAGTATTGGTTACAAGCCAGAGAGAAAGAAAAGGCTGCGGATTCGCTAAAGCAATCTATCCACTTAATCCACGACACCGATCTGTTTATTAGGCTTGCTCAACTGCAGATGGAACAGTCGCAGTGGAAAGATATGAACCGCACTATGCTAGCGGCCTGTCGTAACGTATTGGCAGATAAATATGTTAGCCAAGCTAATCTGTTGTTAGGGGTTAGTCAGCTCAAATTAGGCGATAAAACAACGGCACGACGCTCATTTATTAATGCAACACTACTCGGCGGCAAAGGCGAAAAAGCACGGCAATGGCTTGAGTTTATGGAGGCTGAACCGGCTACTGATGCAGAGCTGAAAGAGATAACAGGCCCTTGTCATCCTCAAGACCGTAAGGTGAGATACGCCAATATTAAACGGCAGCCAAAGGCTGAAGTGACCGCTAGCGTGGCTGAAAGTAATCAAGATCAACAAGACACTGAAGCGGTAGAGAGTAAACCGGTAGAGATCAAAACCATAGACGCTCAGTCGCTATATGGCTTAAATCTATCGGTTAAGGCCGAAGAGATAGCCGCCTCGATTAAAAAGAACGCGTTTAGAGCAGGTGTTGCATTAGTGAAGTCGGGCGGCTCCATCGACGGGCCACTGCATATAGTGTTTGAGAGTGGTGCTTCTGAAGAACGTCTGGCAGCAGGCGAACCCCTAACATTCCGCCTCGCGTTTCCCTATCAAGGCAAACCCAGAAATAAAGGCGCTTATCGAGCTAAAAAAGAAGCGGCCTTCAAGTGTGCTTACCTGACATTCAACGGCCCTGCACAAGAGCTACCTGCCGCTTGGGAACGGTTGATAAAACAAGTAATAGGGGCCGGTTATACGCCCACCGGCGAGAGCAGAATGATATTGACGATGGATGCGAGTGACCCAACGGCAGAGCCGGTTTATGAGTTGCAGTTGGGGATTTTGTAA
- a CDS encoding type II toxin-antitoxin system RelE/ParE family toxin — MSSFRLRPEAESDLETIWLYTEQNWGIEQAHAYIDGMVDIFQLLSNNPLMCPERSEFTPAVRIHHHAYHLVVFVLSDAGIDVVRILHESMDIDTQLTF; from the coding sequence GTGAGTAGTTTTAGATTACGGCCCGAAGCCGAAAGTGATTTAGAAACTATATGGTTATACACAGAGCAAAATTGGGGTATTGAGCAAGCACACGCCTACATTGATGGCATGGTTGACATATTTCAGCTTTTATCTAACAACCCACTAATGTGCCCCGAAAGAAGTGAGTTTACCCCTGCCGTACGTATTCATCATCATGCTTACCATTTAGTTGTTTTTGTTTTGTCCGATGCAGGGATTGATGTAGTGCGCATTCTGCACGAGTCAATGGACATTGACACACAGCTTACCTTTTAA
- a CDS encoding MarC family protein: protein MNWDAIIKEFITLWVVIDPIGSIPVFIAVTVGLKASVQRKIAFKAVSIAAIILLFFLTLGQLLLEKLSISLDAFQIAGGIVLFLFALTMIFGEGKPEEEKKQIQGSVANLAIFPLAIPSLASPGAMLSVVMLTDNHRHSLEEQIITALVMLSVLIFTLVLFLLASPIQRVIGNAGASIISRVMGLILASVAVDNILAAITAYFALG from the coding sequence ATGAACTGGGACGCTATCATTAAAGAGTTTATTACATTATGGGTGGTCATCGACCCTATTGGCTCTATCCCTGTTTTTATTGCAGTCACGGTAGGGCTAAAAGCTTCGGTGCAACGCAAAATTGCTTTCAAAGCGGTATCGATTGCAGCGATTATATTACTTTTCTTTCTTACCTTAGGTCAGCTGCTGCTTGAGAAACTCAGTATTTCGCTTGATGCGTTTCAAATTGCAGGGGGAATTGTGCTGTTTTTGTTTGCCTTAACGATGATATTTGGTGAAGGTAAGCCCGAAGAAGAAAAGAAACAAATTCAAGGAAGTGTTGCGAATTTAGCTATATTCCCACTGGCTATTCCTTCGCTGGCATCACCGGGTGCAATGCTGTCCGTTGTGATGCTAACCGATAACCACCGACACTCTTTAGAAGAGCAGATCATCACCGCGCTAGTGATGCTTTCGGTGCTTATTTTCACGCTGGTGTTGTTCTTATTAGCTAGCCCGATTCAACGTGTTATTGGCAACGCGGGGGCCAGCATTATTAGCCGAGTGATGGGGCTTATTCTAGCATCTGTCGCTGTCGATAATATACTCGCCGCTATTACAGCTTATTTTGCCCTAGGCTAA
- a CDS encoding MotA/TolQ/ExbB proton channel family protein, with the protein MQTLVTSILHSLNDIQAFIEQGGPIIWAVFATCFLLWLCIVDRYWFYKMGFPQLAKKTIVDWQRRSDHQSWRAYKIREGIISEVRIQLHARLSVIKTLIILCPLLGLLGTVTGMIKVFEIIAVNGTSNAQSMAQGVYLATIPTMAGLVVALSGYYFSVRLKQIADNETSKLADKLMLL; encoded by the coding sequence ATGCAGACTTTAGTTACGTCGATACTGCATTCGCTGAATGATATACAGGCCTTTATTGAGCAAGGAGGGCCGATTATTTGGGCCGTCTTCGCGACCTGTTTTTTGCTTTGGCTGTGCATTGTTGATCGCTATTGGTTTTATAAGATGGGCTTTCCTCAGCTGGCTAAAAAAACCATTGTGGATTGGCAAAGGCGGAGTGATCATCAATCATGGCGAGCGTATAAAATTCGGGAAGGCATTATTTCAGAAGTACGCATTCAGCTACATGCTCGATTATCAGTCATCAAAACCTTAATTATTCTGTGCCCATTGTTAGGGTTGTTAGGCACGGTCACGGGCATGATTAAAGTGTTTGAGATTATCGCCGTCAATGGAACGAGTAATGCGCAAAGTATGGCTCAAGGCGTTTACCTCGCGACCATTCCCACGATGGCAGGGCTGGTGGTAGCCCTCTCGGGATACTATTTTTCGGTTAGGTTAAAGCAAATAGCCGATAACGAAACTAGCAAATTAGCAGATAAACTGATGCTGCTTTAA
- a CDS encoding MotA/TolQ/ExbB proton channel family protein — MKTSINVSSILLVMLFSLPSLLLAQQPASPSQPISNLDELLETVKQNRQQEAQLNKQREQKFIEQKSRQQALLAEAKKQFEASQKGNNPLKKQTTENAERIKQAQQALLKKKQELGDIYSIYTAMAGDFSAALKDSMVTAQKPERTEKLAALLQTERLASMQDLEQLWLLVQEEMTESGKIVSFEGPVVTRDGHVENRPILRVGTFTAFSEGDFLRYIPETGELLELSRQPSSRYVRDADAFLASSGQVLPVVIDPTGGSLMGLMTYVPTLQERVEQGGIIGYIIIGIGLLGLLITLWRALYLAVIHLAMRRQRARLDQPSNKNPLGRVLLSAAGFKAEDDKIQYTLDEAVLAEIPRLERSHNLIKLLAAISPLLGLLGTVTGMIVTFQAISLFGSGDPKLMAGGISQALVTTVLGLVVAIPLLFGHSLVSSLSGNMVQRLDEQSAGIMARLMESKSNSNLDKPNEG, encoded by the coding sequence ATGAAAACCTCAATCAACGTATCGTCTATTCTATTAGTGATGTTGTTTTCGTTGCCTAGCCTGTTATTAGCGCAGCAGCCTGCTAGCCCGTCTCAGCCGATTAGCAACTTAGATGAACTACTTGAAACCGTTAAACAAAATCGCCAGCAAGAAGCACAGCTAAACAAGCAGCGAGAACAGAAGTTTATAGAGCAGAAAAGCCGCCAACAAGCGCTGTTAGCGGAGGCCAAGAAACAATTTGAAGCTTCACAGAAAGGTAACAACCCACTCAAAAAACAGACCACCGAGAATGCTGAACGGATCAAGCAAGCGCAGCAAGCCTTGCTTAAAAAGAAGCAAGAGCTAGGGGATATCTACAGTATTTATACCGCCATGGCCGGTGACTTCTCAGCCGCCTTAAAAGACTCAATGGTGACCGCGCAGAAACCAGAACGTACTGAAAAGTTGGCCGCGTTACTGCAAACGGAACGCTTAGCGAGTATGCAAGACCTGGAACAGCTCTGGTTGTTAGTGCAAGAAGAAATGACCGAGTCAGGCAAGATTGTCAGTTTTGAGGGCCCCGTGGTCACTCGCGATGGCCATGTGGAAAACCGGCCTATTTTACGTGTGGGTACTTTCACCGCCTTTAGTGAAGGAGATTTTTTACGTTATATACCTGAAACCGGCGAATTGCTTGAGCTGAGTCGCCAACCTTCCAGTCGATATGTAAGAGATGCCGACGCGTTTTTAGCCTCATCTGGTCAAGTGCTTCCTGTCGTTATTGACCCGACAGGCGGCAGTTTGATGGGCTTAATGACCTATGTGCCGACGTTGCAGGAGCGTGTAGAGCAGGGGGGCATTATTGGTTATATTATTATCGGCATTGGTCTATTAGGCTTGTTGATCACCTTATGGCGTGCGCTTTACTTAGCGGTTATTCACTTAGCGATGCGTCGTCAGCGAGCGCGGCTTGATCAACCCTCTAACAAAAACCCACTGGGTCGGGTGCTGCTCAGTGCCGCTGGTTTTAAAGCGGAAGACGATAAAATTCAATATACGCTCGATGAAGCGGTGTTGGCTGAAATACCTCGGCTTGAACGTAGCCATAATCTTATCAAACTGCTGGCGGCTATATCCCCTTTGTTAGGATTACTGGGTACAGTAACGGGCATGATCGTCACCTTTCAGGCGATTAGCCTGTTTGGTAGTGGTGACCCCAAATTAATGGCAGGCGGCATCTCACAAGCATTGGTGACCACCGTACTAGGGTTGGTTGTGGCTATTCCTCTGTTATTTGGTCACAGCTTGGTGTCGTCGTTATCCGGCAATATGGTGCAGCGACTTGATGAGCAAAGTGCAGGCATTATGGCGCGGTTGATGGAATCGAAATCTAATTCTAATCTCGATAAACCCAATGAAGGTTAA
- a CDS encoding AraC family transcriptional regulator, whose protein sequence is MITSQISAAYLRGLIDFLRLRNIDTERFLERYEIDDAMLENFQARIPVARFNQMLYEAEALTGDADIGLHAGEQIKPNQYGVLGLSIMNCKTLEEAVQRHTRYENLVCNVAISRYQVTGDQVELIWDTCAPEATRHIAEENVASWVTFARWISGTDLSPSLIEFQHAPPDSTAEHERIFRCPVQFSADRVRVVFPTEFLTLSLRQYDPAMLCMLDTYAERLLLELNHSDQFVDKVTMAISTHLQSGEVSLGHIAATLALSERQLQRKLKEEGLTYQGVLDETRKSLALKQIDDDMIDFSEITFLLGFSDQSAFQRAFKKWTGLTPGQYRKSQINRPSTN, encoded by the coding sequence ATGATAACGAGCCAAATATCTGCTGCTTATCTTCGGGGTCTGATTGATTTTTTGAGGCTTCGAAATATCGATACTGAACGCTTTCTTGAGCGTTATGAGATTGATGATGCGATGCTTGAGAATTTTCAGGCGCGGATACCGGTTGCCCGTTTTAATCAAATGCTCTATGAAGCAGAAGCCTTAACAGGTGATGCAGATATTGGGCTTCATGCGGGCGAGCAGATTAAGCCGAATCAGTACGGCGTATTGGGCTTATCGATTATGAACTGTAAAACGCTGGAAGAAGCGGTTCAGCGGCATACTCGTTATGAAAACTTGGTGTGCAATGTGGCAATCTCTCGTTATCAGGTGACGGGTGATCAGGTCGAACTGATCTGGGATACCTGTGCACCTGAGGCAACCCGACATATTGCCGAAGAAAATGTGGCGAGCTGGGTGACGTTTGCCCGTTGGATCAGTGGCACCGACCTGTCGCCTAGCTTAATTGAATTCCAGCATGCACCGCCAGATAGCACGGCTGAACATGAGCGTATTTTTCGTTGTCCAGTGCAGTTCTCGGCTGATCGCGTACGTGTGGTCTTTCCTACGGAGTTTCTAACATTATCCCTTCGGCAGTATGACCCTGCGATGCTCTGCATGTTAGACACATACGCTGAGCGGTTATTATTAGAACTCAATCACTCTGACCAGTTTGTTGATAAGGTTACGATGGCTATATCAACACACCTACAAAGCGGAGAAGTGAGTCTCGGGCATATTGCTGCGACATTAGCGCTCTCTGAAAGACAGTTGCAACGAAAACTTAAAGAAGAAGGGTTAACTTATCAGGGAGTACTGGACGAGACGCGTAAAAGTCTGGCGCTGAAACAGATAGACGATGATATGATCGACTTTTCTGAAATCACATTCTTGTTAGGTTTCTCTGATCAAAGTGCCTTTCAACGTGCTTTTAAAAAGTGGACAGGACTAACCCCCGGGCAGTATCGTAAAAGCCAAATAAATCGCCCTTCAACTAATTAA
- a CDS encoding DUF3124 domain-containing protein: MRVSTRSLLMATAIMLSLNVWSHDLLTKSNGQTVYVPSYTELYMSSGFKVKGFSTVTIHNTDPHHSIKVNAVTSYDTHGKLTKQYLEEPLVLASFASKNYFVRYEKGFDGSGANFIVRWTAAQPVVAPLIESRMLATSGTQGYSLSSQGRVVEEVSDN; this comes from the coding sequence ATGAGGGTGTCCACTCGATCGTTGCTTATGGCGACGGCTATCATGCTAAGCCTAAATGTCTGGTCACATGATTTGCTTACCAAAAGTAACGGCCAGACGGTTTATGTTCCCAGTTATACTGAGTTATATATGTCTAGCGGTTTTAAAGTGAAAGGCTTTTCGACGGTTACTATTCATAATACCGACCCTCACCACTCGATTAAAGTAAATGCGGTTACCAGCTATGATACTCATGGAAAGCTAACCAAGCAGTACCTGGAAGAACCATTAGTGCTAGCTTCATTTGCTTCGAAGAACTATTTTGTTAGGTATGAGAAGGGCTTTGATGGTTCTGGTGCTAACTTTATTGTGCGCTGGACGGCTGCTCAACCTGTTGTGGCACCTTTAATCGAGTCGCGCATGTTAGCAACATCTGGTACGCAGGGTTACTCACTAAGCAGTCAGGGCCGGGTGGTAGAAGAGGTCTCTGATAATTAG
- a CDS encoding DUF3450 domain-containing protein produces the protein MKKQLMMLWLLLVGWESASLSAATVDDSLKVVSKTNQSAIASQQRIDSMALQTQKMLEEYQNITLNTEYQNTYNYELKQLKEDQEAELESLQKQIDEINVTQLRIMPLMNSMADSLEKFVVLDLPFHQEQRVNGVIQLKQHLRNPSLSLPDKYRLLLEAYQIENDYGRSVETYRDSLDVEGESLSVEFLRIGRVALYYRTLDGATSAYWNMASREWEVLPAAFGRNISDAIRVAGNQVAPQLLQLPMVKPE, from the coding sequence ATGAAAAAACAACTCATGATGCTATGGCTGTTATTGGTGGGGTGGGAATCTGCCTCGCTAAGCGCGGCAACAGTAGATGACAGTCTCAAGGTGGTCAGCAAAACCAATCAAAGTGCGATTGCCTCTCAGCAGCGTATTGATAGCATGGCGCTGCAGACGCAGAAAATGTTAGAAGAATATCAAAATATTACGCTCAATACGGAGTATCAAAACACCTACAACTATGAGCTTAAACAGTTAAAAGAAGATCAAGAAGCCGAGCTTGAGTCGCTACAAAAACAAATCGACGAAATCAATGTGACGCAGCTGCGAATTATGCCGTTGATGAACAGCATGGCTGATTCATTAGAGAAATTTGTGGTATTGGATTTGCCGTTTCATCAGGAACAACGGGTGAACGGGGTGATTCAACTCAAGCAGCATTTAAGAAACCCCAGCCTATCACTGCCTGATAAATATCGATTATTGCTAGAAGCGTATCAAATTGAAAATGATTATGGCCGCTCGGTGGAAACGTATCGCGATAGTTTAGACGTCGAAGGCGAAAGCCTATCGGTTGAGTTCTTGAGAATTGGCCGGGTAGCGCTTTATTATCGAACCCTGGATGGCGCAACCTCGGCTTACTGGAATATGGCGTCTCGCGAGTGGGAAGTATTACCTGCAGCGTTTGGACGAAATATCTCAGATGCTATCCGCGTCGCCGGCAACCAAGTCGCACCGCAACTATTGCAGTTGCCGATGGTGAAGCCTGAATGA
- a CDS encoding ATP-binding cassette domain-containing protein, with protein sequence MPLLSLTNVSLAFGTHILFDKINLTVHRGQRTGILGRNGAGKSTFMKMLDGQHIPDSGELWIRPGIRVGYLTQDLPSADESTVYDIVADGLAEVGALLKEYHHLVMGDFDDESMKQLTRVQDQLEAKDGWSFGQKIDSIIEALDLPADTPMKSLSGGWRRRVAMARVLVSEPDLLLLDEPTNHLDIPTIQWLEKQLESFRGALMLVTHDRAFLQRMSTSIIEIDRGNLRYWDGDYKGFLTFQAEQLAAEETANSQFDKRLAQEEIWIRQGVKARRTRNEGRVRDLKKMRDERSQRRERQGKANFAVETASRSGKIVVEVENLSKTYDGQKIVENFSTVIMRGDRIGFIGANGMGKSTLLKLLLGQVQPDAGSVKIGTKMELAYFDQLRDQLDLSKTVIENMAEGREFITINGKDRHVISYLQDFMFTPERIRQPVSALSGGEQNRLILARLFSKPANVLVLDEPTNDLDMETLELLEEILLEFDGTILLVSHDREFLDNVVTSSIVFEGDGVVNEYVGGYADFIRHGGRLPSINKKLLADK encoded by the coding sequence ATGCCTTTACTGTCTCTCACAAATGTTTCTCTCGCATTTGGCACTCATATACTCTTTGATAAAATTAACCTGACTGTCCATCGTGGCCAGCGCACAGGTATCTTGGGCCGCAATGGCGCAGGTAAATCTACCTTTATGAAAATGCTGGATGGTCAACATATCCCCGACAGCGGTGAGCTGTGGATTCGTCCTGGTATTCGCGTGGGTTATCTAACTCAGGACCTACCCAGTGCTGATGAATCGACTGTTTATGACATCGTAGCGGACGGTTTGGCTGAGGTTGGCGCGCTTTTAAAAGAGTATCACCATCTGGTTATGGGTGATTTTGATGATGAGAGCATGAAGCAGCTAACCCGCGTTCAAGATCAGCTTGAAGCGAAAGATGGTTGGAGCTTTGGTCAAAAGATCGACTCGATTATCGAAGCCTTGGATCTGCCTGCAGATACGCCGATGAAGTCGCTATCTGGCGGGTGGCGTCGTCGAGTTGCGATGGCGCGTGTATTGGTCAGTGAGCCGGACTTATTACTACTGGATGAGCCGACAAACCACCTTGATATTCCTACCATTCAATGGCTAGAGAAGCAGCTAGAGTCGTTTCGTGGCGCGTTGATGCTAGTGACTCACGATCGTGCTTTTTTGCAGCGTATGTCGACTTCAATTATCGAGATTGATCGTGGCAATTTGCGTTATTGGGATGGTGATTATAAGGGCTTCTTGACCTTCCAAGCAGAGCAGTTAGCGGCAGAAGAAACAGCCAATAGTCAGTTTGATAAGCGCTTAGCACAAGAAGAAATATGGATTCGCCAAGGCGTTAAAGCCCGTCGAACCCGTAATGAAGGCCGAGTACGTGACCTAAAGAAAATGCGTGATGAACGTAGCCAACGTCGCGAGCGTCAAGGTAAGGCTAATTTTGCAGTGGAAACGGCGAGTCGGTCTGGCAAAATTGTAGTGGAAGTCGAGAATTTATCAAAAACCTATGATGGTCAAAAAATTGTAGAGAATTTCTCTACCGTTATTATGCGCGGTGATCGTATTGGTTTTATCGGCGCCAACGGTATGGGTAAATCAACGCTGTTAAAATTATTGTTAGGGCAAGTACAACCTGATGCAGGTAGCGTGAAAATTGGGACCAAGATGGAGCTGGCCTATTTTGACCAGCTACGTGACCAATTAGATCTGAGCAAAACCGTGATTGAAAATATGGCAGAAGGCCGTGAGTTCATCACGATTAACGGCAAAGATCGCCACGTGATTAGTTATTTGCAAGACTTCATGTTCACGCCTGAACGTATCCGCCAGCCAGTGAGCGCGCTCTCGGGCGGTGAACAAAATCGTTTGATTCTAGCGCGTTTGTTCAGTAAGCCTGCCAACGTACTGGTATTGGATGAACCTACAAACGACCTTGATATGGAAACGCTTGAACTACTGGAAGAGATTCTGCTTGAGTTTGATGGCACTATATTATTGGTCAGCCACGACCGTGAATTCCTCGACAACGTGGTCACTAGCAGTATCGTATTTGAAGGTGATGGCGTGGTTAACGAATATGTTGGCGGTTACGCAGACTTTATTCGACATGGTGGTCGATTGCCATCTATCAATAAAAAGTTGTTGGCTGATAAATAA
- a CDS encoding ExbD/TolR family protein — translation MTARRHNTNKSDAELDMTPMLDIVFIMLIFFIVTTSFVKESGITVNTPKAQTASKQEKANVFVAINAEGEIWIDKRPVDIRSVRTVVARLHAENPEGSVVIQSDQDAATRTLVAVMDQIRLAGIDKIAIAANSVAP, via the coding sequence ATGACCGCAAGACGACACAACACTAATAAATCAGATGCCGAGCTGGATATGACACCAATGCTCGATATCGTGTTTATTATGTTGATTTTCTTTATCGTCACCACCTCGTTTGTCAAAGAGTCAGGCATTACGGTGAACACCCCCAAAGCGCAAACCGCCTCGAAGCAAGAGAAAGCCAATGTGTTTGTTGCGATTAACGCAGAAGGCGAAATTTGGATTGATAAACGCCCCGTTGATATTCGCTCGGTAAGAACCGTAGTGGCAAGGCTGCATGCCGAAAACCCAGAAGGCTCTGTGGTGATTCAGTCAGACCAGGATGCGGCCACGCGCACTTTGGTGGCGGTAATGGATCAAATCCGTCTGGCAGGCATCGACAAAATCGCCATTGCGGCGAACAGCGTCGCGCCGTAG